One genomic window of Gimesia chilikensis includes the following:
- a CDS encoding TRAP transporter substrate-binding protein: MNLIQKLFSSASAWSLLLIVGGSLLCTSCGAEATASTDQPTQWRFAIEETIGSVQHQYAMKFKELVEERSNGEIEVTIYPYGTLGTSDQITELVDMEVVQFAMASPGHLGKLIPEVQVFLLHFLFSDDDEINNQVLNKDPRLQKTFAELYARKRLKLLSIFSEGWQVWTTKDPIHRPEDFEGVKMRVMTSPLLIAAYNAYGASPTPLPYSEVYSALQLNMIDGQENPVFAIQEMNFYEVTDWMIFARHAPFITTAVTNREFFDSLPAERQELVTGVVADLNDYILKVQREFNQERLSLIRKNKPDLEIITELTPEEREAFRQASQPVRERFIRMTGEDGRKLLEELKQTIKEYEDQQQN, encoded by the coding sequence ATGAACCTGATTCAGAAATTATTCAGTTCTGCGTCTGCCTGGAGCCTGCTCCTGATCGTGGGCGGTTCCCTGCTTTGCACTTCGTGTGGTGCTGAAGCAACCGCGTCGACCGATCAACCGACACAGTGGCGGTTTGCAATTGAAGAGACCATCGGCAGCGTTCAGCATCAGTACGCGATGAAGTTCAAGGAACTCGTCGAAGAACGCTCCAATGGGGAAATTGAAGTCACCATCTATCCCTACGGAACCCTGGGAACCTCGGACCAGATTACCGAGCTGGTCGATATGGAGGTGGTACAGTTTGCGATGGCCTCCCCCGGGCACCTGGGAAAACTGATTCCGGAAGTCCAGGTCTTCCTGTTGCACTTTCTGTTCTCCGACGATGATGAAATTAACAACCAGGTATTAAATAAAGATCCGCGGTTACAGAAAACCTTTGCTGAACTCTACGCCCGCAAGCGGTTGAAGCTGCTTTCCATTTTCTCGGAGGGCTGGCAGGTCTGGACAACGAAAGATCCCATTCATCGGCCTGAAGATTTCGAGGGAGTCAAAATGCGGGTCATGACGTCCCCGCTGCTGATCGCTGCCTACAATGCGTATGGAGCCAGCCCGACACCGCTGCCCTACTCCGAAGTCTATTCGGCGTTGCAACTGAATATGATCGACGGACAGGAAAACCCGGTGTTCGCGATCCAGGAGATGAATTTCTACGAAGTGACCGACTGGATGATTTTCGCGCGACATGCCCCGTTCATCACGACTGCTGTCACTAACCGTGAATTCTTCGATTCTCTGCCTGCCGAACGTCAGGAACTGGTGACGGGGGTGGTAGCCGATCTCAACGATTACATCCTGAAGGTGCAGAGAGAATTCAACCAGGAGCGGCTGAGCCTGATTCGCAAGAATAAGCCTGACCTGGAAATCATCACCGAACTGACACCCGAAGAACGCGAAGCGTTTCGTCAGGCGAGTCAGCCGGTCCGGGAGCGGTTCATCAGGATGACCGGCGAAGATGGGCGCAAGCTGCTGGAAGAGCTGAAACAGACCATCAAAGAATACGAAGACCAGCAGCAGAACTGA
- a CDS encoding TRAP transporter small permease — protein MNKLFAIIQRIEAFLLAWSIIIIAALSIGNVVCRALFGFSLACVGEVSQFLIIVVTFIGLSYAASQGRHIRMTALYDQLNRRWRKIMMVIINSLTALLMLLLAGYAFEYINTVRFLDTISPVLQVPLYLIYLFVPLGFILSAIQYGLTVFRNLTAPDVYISYSQKDEYETTVVGEV, from the coding sequence ATGAACAAATTATTTGCGATCATCCAGCGGATCGAAGCGTTTCTGCTGGCCTGGTCGATCATTATCATTGCCGCTCTATCGATCGGTAATGTGGTGTGCCGCGCCTTGTTCGGCTTCAGCCTGGCCTGTGTCGGCGAAGTTTCGCAGTTCCTGATTATCGTTGTGACCTTCATCGGCCTGAGCTATGCTGCCAGCCAGGGTCGCCATATCCGCATGACCGCGCTGTACGATCAGCTCAACCGACGCTGGCGTAAAATCATGATGGTCATTATCAACAGTCTGACAGCTCTGCTAATGCTGTTGCTGGCTGGGTATGCTTTCGAATACATCAACACCGTCCGCTTTCTGGACACGATTTCTCCCGTGTTGCAGGTGCCCTTGTACCTGATCTATCTGTTCGTCCCACTGGGGTTCATTCTGTCGGCTATTCAATATGGCCTGACGGTCTTCCGCAACCTGACTGCACCCGACGTCTATATTTCGTATTCGCAGAAAGACGAATACGAAACCACGGTCGTCGGCGAAGTCTAA
- a CDS encoding TRAP transporter large permease, whose product MEALLIIGIMIFLLLLGFPMKVPLIVAALAVLLVFHPDVTPAVLVQQMIGGIKPAALIAVPMFIFAADIMTRGNSANRLLDLVTAFVGHLRGGLPIASAISCTLFGAMSGSTQATVVAIGGPLRPQLLKAGYPDSFTTALIINASDIALLIPPSIGMIVYGVVSGTSIGELFIAGIGPGLLVLLLFCIYCWIASIRMQIPRQEKTDAATRRTAARRALLPLGFPLIIIGGIYSGIFSPTEAAAISVLYAAILEIVFFRDLSVKDIPDIALSTGLITAVVFILVGAGAAFSWVISFAQLPDALINNWLGLTPDSGYWTIMLTIAIAYFIGCMFVDPIVVILILTPIFHPVAIAAGIDPVLVGIVVTLQVAIGSATPPFGCDIFTAIAVFRRPYLEVIRGTPPFIAILLFAGILLIAFPSISLFLRNLAFG is encoded by the coding sequence ATGGAAGCCTTACTCATCATCGGCATCATGATCTTTTTACTGCTGCTGGGTTTTCCGATGAAGGTCCCGCTGATCGTCGCTGCCCTGGCGGTCCTGCTGGTCTTTCATCCGGATGTGACGCCGGCCGTACTGGTCCAGCAGATGATCGGCGGGATCAAGCCCGCGGCGTTGATCGCGGTCCCGATGTTTATTTTCGCAGCCGATATCATGACGCGGGGGAATTCCGCGAACCGGTTACTCGACCTGGTGACGGCGTTTGTCGGCCACCTGCGAGGCGGTCTGCCGATCGCCAGTGCCATCAGCTGCACCCTGTTTGGTGCGATGTCCGGTTCGACTCAGGCGACGGTCGTCGCCATTGGTGGACCGCTCAGGCCCCAATTGCTCAAAGCAGGTTACCCCGACTCCTTCACCACGGCGCTGATCATCAACGCCAGCGACATTGCACTTTTGATCCCGCCCAGTATCGGCATGATCGTTTACGGCGTTGTCTCGGGTACCTCGATCGGGGAATTGTTCATCGCGGGCATCGGGCCGGGACTGTTGGTACTGTTGTTGTTTTGTATTTACTGCTGGATCGCCTCGATTCGCATGCAGATTCCCCGCCAGGAAAAAACAGACGCTGCGACCCGTCGCACAGCGGCACGCCGGGCACTGCTCCCGCTGGGTTTCCCCCTGATTATCATCGGCGGGATCTACTCGGGGATTTTCAGCCCCACCGAAGCCGCGGCGATCTCGGTTTTGTATGCAGCGATTCTGGAGATCGTCTTCTTCCGGGATCTCTCTGTGAAAGACATTCCGGACATCGCACTCTCGACCGGGCTGATTACCGCGGTCGTCTTCATCCTCGTTGGTGCAGGCGCTGCCTTCAGCTGGGTGATCTCGTTCGCACAACTGCCGGACGCGTTGATCAATAACTGGCTGGGGCTGACGCCAGACTCGGGCTACTGGACGATCATGCTGACGATTGCCATCGCCTACTTCATCGGCTGCATGTTCGTGGATCCGATCGTGGTGATTCTGATTCTGACCCCGATCTTCCATCCGGTGGCAATTGCTGCAGGCATCGATCCGGTACTGGTCGGAATTGTGGTAACCTTACAGGTGGCCATTGGATCGGCGACGCCACCGTTCGGCTGTGACATATTCACCGCGATTGCGGTCTTCCGCCGTCCCTACCTGGAGGTGATTCGGGGCACGCCCCCCTTCATCGCCATACTGTTGTTTGCGGGGATACTACTGATTGCGTTCCCCAGTATTTCCCTGTTTCTCCGCAACCTCGCATTTGGATAA